ACGGGGCGCGAGTCGCTCGACGTGCTCGACACCGGAGGCGGCAGCGGCAACTTCGCGGTGCCGGTGGCCGGCCTCGGTCACCGCGTCACCGTCGTCGACCCCAGCCCGAACGCGCTCTTCGCACTCGAGCGCCGCGCGGCCGAGGCCGGCGTGGCCGACCGCGTGCGCGGGGTGCAGGGCGACGTCTCCGGTCTCTTCGACGTCGTCGAGCGCGACGGATACGACGTGGTCCTGTGCCACGGCGTCCTGGAGTACGTCGACGACCCGGCCGAGGGCGTACGCAACGCGGTGGGCGCCCTCCGCTCCTCCGGCGTCCTCAGCCTGCTCGCCGCGGGACTCGGCGGTGCCGTGCTCGCCCGGGCACTCGCCGGGCACTTCAAGGAGGCCAGGCAGGCCCTCGGCGACCCGGCGGGCCGCTGGGGTGACGGCGACCCCGTGCCGCGCCGCTTCAGCGCCGAGCAGCTCACCCAGCTCGTCGGATCCGCGGGCGTCGAGGTCGGCGCGGTGCACGGCGTTCGGGTCTTCGCCGACCTCGTACCGGGCGTCCTCGTGGACACCGAACCGGGAGCCCTCCAGGAGCTCCTCAAGCTGGAGGCCGCCGCCGCCGAGGTGCCCGCCTTCCACTCCGTCGCCACGCAACTGCACGTCCTCGGCGAGAAGCAGGGGACCCCTGAGGCCTGACTGCCCCCGGTGACGCGCCGCTGATCAGCGGCGCAGCGGCGGATGGAGTACGCCACAGGCCCCCCGCTTCGGCGCCGGGCGCCGTATGATCGAGGGAACTGGTCCGGCATGACGGGACGGCCGCCGGGGCATTAACGCCTCAGCGAGCCGGAGCGGAGTGGTGGTCCTGGTTGGCGAAGTTGGCGTAGAGGGGCGGGTTTCACGGGGGCGATTCCCTGCCTATCCTGAAGGGGACCCCCGGTCGCCCCGGCGACTGCACGATGAGGAGGACTCCGTGCCGCTCTCGGAGCACGAGCAGCGAATGCTCGAGCAGATGGAGCGAGCGCTGTACGCCGAAGATCCCAAGTTCGCGACAGCGCTTGAGGGAAGCGGGCTGCGTACGTACACCCGACGTCGGGTCTACCAGGCAGTCGCCGGCTTCCTGGTGGGTATCGCGCTCCTCATGGCCGGAATGGTCGCACAGCAGATCTGGATCAGCGTGGTGGGGTTCCTCGTCATGCTGGGCTGCGCGGTCCTTGCCGTGACCGGATGGCGCAAAGCGCCCAAGCCCGGTGAACAGCCGGCTGCCGGAGCAGCGCCAGGAGCGCCGCCAACCGCGCGGCGTCAGGGCAAGCAGCGCCGCTCGATGATGAACCGGATCGAGCAGCGCTGGCAGCGGCGCCGAGACGAACAGGGCGGCCACTGAGCCCCCGCCGGACGAAGTCCTCACGGGAACACTAGTCCTCACAGGAACAGACGTAGCTGAGGGGTGACCACTCACGGGTGGTCACCCCTCAGGCGTATGCGCGCGCCGGCGCCGCAGCGTGGCCGCTTGCGCCCGAGCGGCCGCCCCCTTCAGCTCTCCTGGCCGGAAGGTCGCCGCGGACGCCGCAGGAGCGTCGACTTCAGTGCCGTCCAGCGGGAGCCCAGCGCCGCCCAGCGCCGCGAAAGACTCCACGCCACTCGAACGGTTGAGCGCGGTGCGAGCGTCGCCCGCAGCCGGGCCGAGCGGCTCGACTTGACGTGCAGGCCCTGCGCAAGGCGGCGCACGTCGTCCCCGAGGCCCGCCGTCGGCTGCGGCCTCGGTGCGTAGAGGACCTGCTCCACCGCGGCCGCCACCCGATGCACGGAGTCCGCCGCCACCTGGTCGAGCTGTCCGACGCGGACGATCCGCGCGGCCGCCTTCCGCGGCGTCTGCGACTCGTCCGGTGCGATGCCGTGGTCCCACGCCGTATCGGTCACTTCCAGCCACGCCGCGAGGGCGCGTGCCGCCGCGTCCCCGTCCGTACGGCCGGGGACGCCGAGCCGCATCGCCCGTACCCGCTGCCGCCACAGCATCGGGAGCAGCGGCACGAGCACCACCAGCAGTACGCCGAGCGCGATGAGGGCGATCGTGCCGAAGGGCGGGCCGTCGCCGCCGGACGAGCCGATCACCGCGGGCGCGGCGTTCGAGCAGCCGCCCAGCTTCCGCTCGGCCGCCGGGCAGTTGTCCGACGCGGAGGGCTGCCCCGCCGACGGCTCCGACGAAGCGGCCTCGCTGGGCGCCGCCGGGTTGCTCGGGCTGCCCGCCGGGGTGTCGTCACGCGTGTACTCGGGCGCCGTGCCGCGGTTCGGCGTCGGCTCGAAGCGGGTCCAGCCCACGCCCTCGAAGTACAGCTCGGGCCACGCGTGCGCGTCCCGCAGGCCAACCGACATCCGGCCGTCCGCCTGCGGAGAGCCCGGCGTGAAGCCCACCGCCACCCGCGCCGGAATCCCCAGAGTCCTGGCCATCGCGGCCATCGAGAAGGAGAAGTGGACGCAGAAGCCCTCCTTGTCCTTCAGGAAACGGGCGATGGCCGAGGATCCGCTGCCCGCCCGGACCTCCGTGTTGTACGTGAAGCCGCCGCTCACGGCGAAGTAGTTCTGGAGCTTCACGGCACGCTGGTAGTCGTTCGCCGCGCCCTCGGTGACGCGCAGCGCCGTCTTCTCGACGATCGCCGGCAGCGAGGACGGCACCTTGGTGAACTCCCGGCGCAGCTCGCTCGGCGCCGCGGGAGCGTTCGCCAGCTGCTCGGCGGTCGGCTGCACGATCAGGCTCTCGACGCCGTACTTCTTGCCGCGCGTGGTCTGGTTGTGATCGCCGACGAGGGTCCGGCCCACCGGCTCGTACCGCCAGCGTCCCGAGATGTCGACCTTCGTCGCCGGGTAGGGGAGCGGCAGCCAGTCCTGGGCGTACCAGCCGGCCGCCGCGATGTTCGTGCGGATCTCCGTCCTGCGGACGTCCGCGCCGAGGCCGCGCGGGCTCGGGAACGGCGAGGGCACGTCGATGATGCTGCGCTTGGCGGGCCGCCAGGTCGTCCCGTCGAACTCGTCGAGGGAGACGATCCGCAGATACAGGTCCTGGGTGTTCTTCGAGTTCGTGCGGTACGACATCACCTCCCGGTCCTCGGGCTGGTTCAGGCTGTTCTGAAGGGAGACCAGGGGGTTCACGGCGGAGATGGTGCCGCCGCCCCCGGAGCCCACACCCGTCCCCGTACCCGACGGGCCGAGCAGGCCGCCGTCGAGCGCGGGCAGCGCGAGCGGCACCACCAGGGCGATGCCGAGCGCGAGCGCGCCGATGCGGCGGCCCGTACGAATCGGGGCCACGGCGTCGGCCGTGCTCTCCACCGCGCCGCCCGCGCGGCCCGGTGAACGGGCCGTACCGCCGAAGACGCGCCCCCACTGCGAGAGCCGGTCCCGGCCCTCGGCGAGGAGGAGCAGCAGATAGCCGCCGGCGGCGAGCAGGAACCACAGCCAGTCGATGGAGGCCTGGGAGAGGCCCGCGGCGACCGAGTAGAGGGCGAGCAGCGGCAGCCCGGCGGGCGCCGCGCTGCGGAACGTCACCGCGAGCGCGTCCACCGCGAGGCCGATCACCAGGACGCCGCCCACGAGCATCAGCCGGATCCCGTCGGACAGCGGCGCGGGGATCGCGAACCGCCCCACGTCGTCGCCGCCCGCCTGGAGCAGCTCCCCGAAGTGACGGAACGCCTCCGGCCCCGGCAACACCCCGCCGATGGCCTGGGCGTTCGCGAACAGCAGAGTCAGCAGCAGCAGCGTCACGAGCGCCTGCACGGCCACCGTGAGCGGCCGCGCGAGTGGCACGCGCCGGGTCAGTGCCCCCACCCCGGCCTGGACGACCAGCAGGAACGCGGCCTGGACGATCCAGATCGCGTCGTCGACGAGCGGCAGCAGGGCACACGCCGCCATGAACGTGGCCGCCGTCGCACACAGCGTCAGCCGAGCGCCTCCACTCATGACCGCGCCTTTCCCCCTGTGACATCACGCATGATCAAGAACCCCACCCCGCCACCGCCGGTCCGCTCTCCGCGCCCGTGGCCGCCCGGTGCCGGTCGGCGTCGCGCCACAGCTCGGTCAAGGACGTGCCGGGCGGGACCGCGAGGGCGGACCAGCCCGCCTCGCGCAGCATCCGCAGCCGCTCCTCGCAGCGCTCCGAAGGGGCGCCGCGCGTCCAGGCCCCGCTGTCCAGGACGAAGGCGACGGCGCCGCCGCTGCGCTGCCGCATCTTGGCGGCGACCGCCGTCTGTTCCTCGTCGAGATCGCCGAAGAAGGCCACCAGCAGCCCCTCGTTCCCCCCGCGCAGCATGTCGTAGGCGCGCGAGAGCCCCGAGCCGTCCGAGTGGTCGACGACGGCGAGCGTGTCCATCATCAGTCCGGCCGCGTCCGCCGACTCCTGGCTGGCGCCCGCGAACCCGTCGGACCCCTCGCCCGGCACCGAAGTGCCCGTATCGGTCAACAGGCGTACGGAGAAGCCCCGTTCGAGCATATGGAACAGCGTCGACGCCGTACCGGACACCGCCCACTCGAAGGCCGAGTCGGGGCCCGCGCCCTGGAAGGCGAGGCGCCGGGTGTCGAGGAGCACCGTGCAGCGGGCCCGCTGCGGCTGCTCCTCGCGGCGCACCATCAGCTCGCCGTATCGCGCGGTCGAGCGCCAGTGCACGCGGCGCAGGTCGTCTCCGTAGCGGTAACCGCGCGGGATCACGTCGTCCTCGCCGGCCAGGGCCAGCGAGCGGTTCCGCCCGTCGCCGTACCCCTTGGCCTCTCCGGTCAGCCGCACCGCGGGCAGCGACTCCACGCGCGGGATGACCGTGAGGGTGTCGTACGTGGAGAAGGAGCGGGACAGTTCGCACAGGCCGAACGGGTCCGTCAGGCGCAGCTGGAGCGGGCCGAGCGGATAGCGGCCCCGCAGGTCCGAGCGCACGCGGTACGACACCTCGCGGCGGCCGCCCGCCTCCACCCGGTCCAGGACGAAACGGGGACGCGGCCCGAGCACGTACGGCACCCGGTCCTGGAGCATCAGCAGGCCGGTGGGCAGCCGAGAGACGTTGTCCATCCGGAGATGGACGCGGGCCTCGCTGCCCGCGGGCACGCGCGCGGGGGACAGGCGTCGGCTGCTCGAGACGCGGTAGCGCGTGCGGTAGAGCACGAACGCGCAGACCAGCGGCAGCACGGCGAGCAGCAGCCCGACCCGGAGCAGATCGGCCTGCCCCAGGACGTACGCACAGATCGCCGCTGCGATTCCGGCGGCCAGGAACGAACGGCCCCTGGTGGTCAGCCCCGAGAGCGCGACCCGGAGGCCGCCCTTGTCGTCGTCACCCCCGAAGCCTCCCCCGTCGGCCATCACAGCCTCCGGGCGCCGGGCGGCTGCTGGCCGTACATCGGGGATCCGTGGCCCGAGGCGGCCGGGACCGCCGTGTGCTGGAGGATCTCCAGGACGACCTGTTCGGACGTGCGCCGGTTCAACTGGGCCTGGGCGGTGGGCAGCAGGCGGTGCGCGAGGACCTGCACGGCGAGCGCTTGCACGTCGTCCGGCAGTGCGTACTCACGCCCGCTCAGCGCCGCGGATGCCTTCGCCGCCCGCAGCAGATGAAGCGTGGCGCGCGGCGAGGCGCCGAGTCTGAGGTCGGGGTGGCTGCGCGTGGCAGCGACCAGGTCGACCGCGTACCGCCGCACCGAGTCGGCCACGTGGACCGAGCGGACGGCGTCGACGAGCTTCACGATGTCGTGCGCGTGCGCCACCGGCTGGAGGTCGTCCAGCGGGGAGGCCCCGCCGTGGATGTCGAGCATCTGCAGCTCGGCCTCCGGGCTCGGGTAGCCGATCGACACCCGGGCCATGAAACGGTCGCGCTGCGCCTCGGGCAGCGGGTACGTGCCCTCCATCTCGACCGGGTTCTGCGTGGCCACCACCATGAAGGGGCTGGGCAGCTCGTACGTCTGCCCGTCGATGGTGACCTGGCGCTCCTCCATGGACTCCAGGAGCGCCGACTGCGTCTTCGGGGACGCGCGGTTGATCTCGTCGCCGATCACGATCTGCGCGAAGATCGCGCCGGGCTTGAACTCGAAGTCCCTGCGCTGCTGGTCCCAGATGGACACACCGGTGATGTCCGACGGCAGCAGGTCGGGCGTGAACTGGATGCGACGCACCGAGCAGTCGATGGACTTGGCGAGCGCCTTCGCCAGCATGGTCTTGCCGACGCCCGGTACATCCTCGATGAGCAGGTGCCCCTCGGCCAGGAGCACCGTCAGCGAAAGCCGTACGACCTCCGGCTTGCCCTCGATCACACCCTCCACCGACCTGCGGACCCGCTCCACAGTGGTGGTCAGATCAGTGAGGCTCGCTCGATCGTCATAGGTCGTCACCCGGCCCTCCTCGGCCCGTACTGTCCGGGCCGACGCTCTTGGCTGCGGCCCGGCCCACCCCGAAACACGGACACCACGCGCGACGAGTTCCATCTCCTCGCACGGGGTGCCACTCCGCATTCTTG
The DNA window shown above is from Streptomyces sp. NBC_01445 and carries:
- a CDS encoding methyltransferase codes for the protein MSDPMRPRASLRTAVVWDVLKDALDRRVKATGRESLDVLDTGGGSGNFAVPVAGLGHRVTVVDPSPNALFALERRAAEAGVADRVRGVQGDVSGLFDVVERDGYDVVLCHGVLEYVDDPAEGVRNAVGALRSSGVLSLLAAGLGGAVLARALAGHFKEARQALGDPAGRWGDGDPVPRRFSAEQLTQLVGSAGVEVGAVHGVRVFADLVPGVLVDTEPGALQELLKLEAAAAEVPAFHSVATQLHVLGEKQGTPEA
- a CDS encoding DUF3040 domain-containing protein; translation: MPLSEHEQRMLEQMERALYAEDPKFATALEGSGLRTYTRRRVYQAVAGFLVGIALLMAGMVAQQIWISVVGFLVMLGCAVLAVTGWRKAPKPGEQPAAGAAPGAPPTARRQGKQRRSMMNRIEQRWQRRRDEQGGH
- a CDS encoding transglutaminase TgpA family protein, with the protein product MSGGARLTLCATAATFMAACALLPLVDDAIWIVQAAFLLVVQAGVGALTRRVPLARPLTVAVQALVTLLLLTLLFANAQAIGGVLPGPEAFRHFGELLQAGGDDVGRFAIPAPLSDGIRLMLVGGVLVIGLAVDALAVTFRSAAPAGLPLLALYSVAAGLSQASIDWLWFLLAAGGYLLLLLAEGRDRLSQWGRVFGGTARSPGRAGGAVESTADAVAPIRTGRRIGALALGIALVVPLALPALDGGLLGPSGTGTGVGSGGGGTISAVNPLVSLQNSLNQPEDREVMSYRTNSKNTQDLYLRIVSLDEFDGTTWRPAKRSIIDVPSPFPSPRGLGADVRRTEIRTNIAAAGWYAQDWLPLPYPATKVDISGRWRYEPVGRTLVGDHNQTTRGKKYGVESLIVQPTAEQLANAPAAPSELRREFTKVPSSLPAIVEKTALRVTEGAANDYQRAVKLQNYFAVSGGFTYNTEVRAGSGSSAIARFLKDKEGFCVHFSFSMAAMARTLGIPARVAVGFTPGSPQADGRMSVGLRDAHAWPELYFEGVGWTRFEPTPNRGTAPEYTRDDTPAGSPSNPAAPSEAASSEPSAGQPSASDNCPAAERKLGGCSNAAPAVIGSSGGDGPPFGTIALIALGVLLVVLVPLLPMLWRQRVRAMRLGVPGRTDGDAAARALAAWLEVTDTAWDHGIAPDESQTPRKAAARIVRVGQLDQVAADSVHRVAAAVEQVLYAPRPQPTAGLGDDVRRLAQGLHVKSSRSARLRATLAPRSTVRVAWSLSRRWAALGSRWTALKSTLLRRPRRPSGQES
- a CDS encoding DUF58 domain-containing protein; amino-acid sequence: MADGGGFGGDDDKGGLRVALSGLTTRGRSFLAAGIAAAICAYVLGQADLLRVGLLLAVLPLVCAFVLYRTRYRVSSSRRLSPARVPAGSEARVHLRMDNVSRLPTGLLMLQDRVPYVLGPRPRFVLDRVEAGGRREVSYRVRSDLRGRYPLGPLQLRLTDPFGLCELSRSFSTYDTLTVIPRVESLPAVRLTGEAKGYGDGRNRSLALAGEDDVIPRGYRYGDDLRRVHWRSTARYGELMVRREEQPQRARCTVLLDTRRLAFQGAGPDSAFEWAVSGTASTLFHMLERGFSVRLLTDTGTSVPGEGSDGFAGASQESADAAGLMMDTLAVVDHSDGSGLSRAYDMLRGGNEGLLVAFFGDLDEEQTAVAAKMRQRSGGAVAFVLDSGAWTRGAPSERCEERLRMLREAGWSALAVPPGTSLTELWRDADRHRAATGAESGPAVAGWGS
- a CDS encoding AAA family ATPase yields the protein MTTYDDRASLTDLTTTVERVRRSVEGVIEGKPEVVRLSLTVLLAEGHLLIEDVPGVGKTMLAKALAKSIDCSVRRIQFTPDLLPSDITGVSIWDQQRRDFEFKPGAIFAQIVIGDEINRASPKTQSALLESMEERQVTIDGQTYELPSPFMVVATQNPVEMEGTYPLPEAQRDRFMARVSIGYPSPEAELQMLDIHGGASPLDDLQPVAHAHDIVKLVDAVRSVHVADSVRRYAVDLVAATRSHPDLRLGASPRATLHLLRAAKASAALSGREYALPDDVQALAVQVLAHRLLPTAQAQLNRRTSEQVVLEILQHTAVPAASGHGSPMYGQQPPGARRL